A window of the Macrobrachium rosenbergii isolate ZJJX-2024 chromosome 43, ASM4041242v1, whole genome shotgun sequence genome harbors these coding sequences:
- the LOC136828891 gene encoding uncharacterized protein isoform X5 — translation MSLKIFDTPPARKKIMFTKTLFRKISYVMLYLPPPVFKFLLWSSRTLKYVHASDKILGIRSPERVIEVFEESQNALNDTALSPAVLARNASHLLQKRHIPHKFWARARPHNKFRKKKRLQKLKQENLDGNEKLFHKGNADGVRYNVIKSGNIR, via the exons ATGTCGCTTAAAATTTTTGATACACCGCCAGcgaggaaaaaaattat GTTCACAAAGACTTTGTTTCGGAAAATATCTTACGTGATGTTGTACCTTCCACCGCCAGTGTTCAAATTCCTCCTTTGGAGTTCACGGACGCTCAAGTACGTCCACGCCTCTGACAA AATTCTAGGCATTCGGTCTCCCGAACGAGTCATAGAAGTTTTCGAAGAGAGCCAGAACGCTCTGAACGACACCGCCCTGTCACCCGCCGTCCTCGCCCGGAACGCATcgcaccttcttcagaagaggcaCATCCCGCACAAGTTCTGGGCGAGAGCCAGGCCTCACAACAAGTTCCGCAAGAAGAAGCGACTCCAAAAGCTCAAGCAGGAAAACCTGGACGGCAACGAGAAGTTGTTTCATAAAGGCAACGCCGACGGCGTTCGATACAACGTCATCAAATCCGGGAACATACGCTAG
- the LOC136828891 gene encoding uncharacterized protein isoform X2 gives METVWSRRRNEAAVRFTKTLFRKISYVMLYLPPPVFKFLLWSSRTLKYVHASDKFRVLLMSIFIFMCILLLSVQRVPEKILGIRSPERVIEVFEESQNALNDTALSPAVLARNASHLLQKRHIPHKFWARARPHNKFRKKKRLQKLKQENLDGNEKLFHKGNADGVRYNVIKSGNIR, from the exons GTTCACAAAGACTTTGTTTCGGAAAATATCTTACGTGATGTTGTACCTTCCACCGCCAGTGTTCAAATTCCTCCTTTGGAGTTCACGGACGCTCAAGTACGTCCACGCCTCTGACAA ATTTCGTGTGCTTTTGATGTCAATCTTCATCTTCATGTGCATCCTACTCCTGTCTGTCCAGCGCGTTCCTGAgaa AATTCTAGGCATTCGGTCTCCCGAACGAGTCATAGAAGTTTTCGAAGAGAGCCAGAACGCTCTGAACGACACCGCCCTGTCACCCGCCGTCCTCGCCCGGAACGCATcgcaccttcttcagaagaggcaCATCCCGCACAAGTTCTGGGCGAGAGCCAGGCCTCACAACAAGTTCCGCAAGAAGAAGCGACTCCAAAAGCTCAAGCAGGAAAACCTGGACGGCAACGAGAAGTTGTTTCATAAAGGCAACGCCGACGGCGTTCGATACAACGTCATCAAATCCGGGAACATACGCTAG
- the LOC136828891 gene encoding uncharacterized protein isoform X8 has protein sequence METVWSRRRNEAAVRFRVLLMSIFIFMCILLLSVQRVPEKILGIRSPERVIEVFEESQNALNDTALSPAVLARNASHLLQKRHIPHKFWARARPHNKFRKKKRLQKLKQENLDGNEKLFHKGNADGVRYNVIKSGNIR, from the exons ATTTCGTGTGCTTTTGATGTCAATCTTCATCTTCATGTGCATCCTACTCCTGTCTGTCCAGCGCGTTCCTGAgaa AATTCTAGGCATTCGGTCTCCCGAACGAGTCATAGAAGTTTTCGAAGAGAGCCAGAACGCTCTGAACGACACCGCCCTGTCACCCGCCGTCCTCGCCCGGAACGCATcgcaccttcttcagaagaggcaCATCCCGCACAAGTTCTGGGCGAGAGCCAGGCCTCACAACAAGTTCCGCAAGAAGAAGCGACTCCAAAAGCTCAAGCAGGAAAACCTGGACGGCAACGAGAAGTTGTTTCATAAAGGCAACGCCGACGGCGTTCGATACAACGTCATCAAATCCGGGAACATACGCTAG
- the LOC136828891 gene encoding uncharacterized protein isoform X1, whose amino-acid sequence MSLKIFDTPPARKKIMFTKTLFRKISYVMLYLPPPVFKFLLWSSRTLKYVHASDKFRVLLMSIFIFMCILLLSVQRVPEKILGIRSPERVIEVFEESQNALNDTALSPAVLARNASHLLQKRHIPHKFWARARPHNKFRKKKRLQKLKQENLDGNEKLFHKGNADGVRYNVIKSGNIR is encoded by the exons ATGTCGCTTAAAATTTTTGATACACCGCCAGcgaggaaaaaaattat GTTCACAAAGACTTTGTTTCGGAAAATATCTTACGTGATGTTGTACCTTCCACCGCCAGTGTTCAAATTCCTCCTTTGGAGTTCACGGACGCTCAAGTACGTCCACGCCTCTGACAA ATTTCGTGTGCTTTTGATGTCAATCTTCATCTTCATGTGCATCCTACTCCTGTCTGTCCAGCGCGTTCCTGAgaa AATTCTAGGCATTCGGTCTCCCGAACGAGTCATAGAAGTTTTCGAAGAGAGCCAGAACGCTCTGAACGACACCGCCCTGTCACCCGCCGTCCTCGCCCGGAACGCATcgcaccttcttcagaagaggcaCATCCCGCACAAGTTCTGGGCGAGAGCCAGGCCTCACAACAAGTTCCGCAAGAAGAAGCGACTCCAAAAGCTCAAGCAGGAAAACCTGGACGGCAACGAGAAGTTGTTTCATAAAGGCAACGCCGACGGCGTTCGATACAACGTCATCAAATCCGGGAACATACGCTAG
- the LOC136828891 gene encoding uncharacterized protein isoform X3, producing MCIEQISSILRFTKTLFRKISYVMLYLPPPVFKFLLWSSRTLKYVHASDKFRVLLMSIFIFMCILLLSVQRVPEKILGIRSPERVIEVFEESQNALNDTALSPAVLARNASHLLQKRHIPHKFWARARPHNKFRKKKRLQKLKQENLDGNEKLFHKGNADGVRYNVIKSGNIR from the exons ATGTGCATCGAACAAATATCTTCCATTTTAAG GTTCACAAAGACTTTGTTTCGGAAAATATCTTACGTGATGTTGTACCTTCCACCGCCAGTGTTCAAATTCCTCCTTTGGAGTTCACGGACGCTCAAGTACGTCCACGCCTCTGACAA ATTTCGTGTGCTTTTGATGTCAATCTTCATCTTCATGTGCATCCTACTCCTGTCTGTCCAGCGCGTTCCTGAgaa AATTCTAGGCATTCGGTCTCCCGAACGAGTCATAGAAGTTTTCGAAGAGAGCCAGAACGCTCTGAACGACACCGCCCTGTCACCCGCCGTCCTCGCCCGGAACGCATcgcaccttcttcagaagaggcaCATCCCGCACAAGTTCTGGGCGAGAGCCAGGCCTCACAACAAGTTCCGCAAGAAGAAGCGACTCCAAAAGCTCAAGCAGGAAAACCTGGACGGCAACGAGAAGTTGTTTCATAAAGGCAACGCCGACGGCGTTCGATACAACGTCATCAAATCCGGGAACATACGCTAG
- the LOC136828891 gene encoding uncharacterized protein isoform X4, with amino-acid sequence MTRMRFTKTLFRKISYVMLYLPPPVFKFLLWSSRTLKYVHASDKFRVLLMSIFIFMCILLLSVQRVPEKILGIRSPERVIEVFEESQNALNDTALSPAVLARNASHLLQKRHIPHKFWARARPHNKFRKKKRLQKLKQENLDGNEKLFHKGNADGVRYNVIKSGNIR; translated from the exons ATGACGAGAATGAG GTTCACAAAGACTTTGTTTCGGAAAATATCTTACGTGATGTTGTACCTTCCACCGCCAGTGTTCAAATTCCTCCTTTGGAGTTCACGGACGCTCAAGTACGTCCACGCCTCTGACAA ATTTCGTGTGCTTTTGATGTCAATCTTCATCTTCATGTGCATCCTACTCCTGTCTGTCCAGCGCGTTCCTGAgaa AATTCTAGGCATTCGGTCTCCCGAACGAGTCATAGAAGTTTTCGAAGAGAGCCAGAACGCTCTGAACGACACCGCCCTGTCACCCGCCGTCCTCGCCCGGAACGCATcgcaccttcttcagaagaggcaCATCCCGCACAAGTTCTGGGCGAGAGCCAGGCCTCACAACAAGTTCCGCAAGAAGAAGCGACTCCAAAAGCTCAAGCAGGAAAACCTGGACGGCAACGAGAAGTTGTTTCATAAAGGCAACGCCGACGGCGTTCGATACAACGTCATCAAATCCGGGAACATACGCTAG
- the LOC136828891 gene encoding uncharacterized protein isoform X7 — protein MLYLPPPVFKFLLWSSRTLKYVHASDKFRVLLMSIFIFMCILLLSVQRVPEKILGIRSPERVIEVFEESQNALNDTALSPAVLARNASHLLQKRHIPHKFWARARPHNKFRKKKRLQKLKQENLDGNEKLFHKGNADGVRYNVIKSGNIR, from the exons ATGTTGTACCTTCCACCGCCAGTGTTCAAATTCCTCCTTTGGAGTTCACGGACGCTCAAGTACGTCCACGCCTCTGACAA ATTTCGTGTGCTTTTGATGTCAATCTTCATCTTCATGTGCATCCTACTCCTGTCTGTCCAGCGCGTTCCTGAgaa AATTCTAGGCATTCGGTCTCCCGAACGAGTCATAGAAGTTTTCGAAGAGAGCCAGAACGCTCTGAACGACACCGCCCTGTCACCCGCCGTCCTCGCCCGGAACGCATcgcaccttcttcagaagaggcaCATCCCGCACAAGTTCTGGGCGAGAGCCAGGCCTCACAACAAGTTCCGCAAGAAGAAGCGACTCCAAAAGCTCAAGCAGGAAAACCTGGACGGCAACGAGAAGTTGTTTCATAAAGGCAACGCCGACGGCGTTCGATACAACGTCATCAAATCCGGGAACATACGCTAG